In Roseibium algicola, the DNA window ATTTTACAGGTATGGGCGACGACGACGTGCGCACCTATCAGAAGGACAGTCTGACGGGGCACCGGCCGACCTGGAAAATGGGCGTAAACCGGCAGGCAGCCGAGGGGCCGGACGGGTTCGACGCCCGCTCCAGCATGCGCTCCAATGCGCAGCGGCGCACCGAGCAAGTTCGGCGTCCGCGCGAAAGAAAGCTACTAACGCTTGAAAAACGTTCCCTGGATGTGCTCAATCTGCCTTACACAGCCCGTGGCGCCGAAATCAAAGCGCGCTATAAGGAGCTTGTTAAATTGAACCATCCGGATGCCAATGGCGGTGACAGGTCTTCCGAAGACCGCCTGCGGGAAATCATTCAGGCGTATAACGTTCTGAAAAAAGCCGGTTTCCTTTAGAGCCTGCAGGGTCCTGCCGGCTTTTCCCAAACGACCCTTCCCGAACTTCCGGGACTGCGGAGGACTGATGACTGAGACGACGACTGCGGCCATGGCCATGCCGGACACTGAAATTTCCGTAGAAGAGGTTTTCGGTTTCAAGTCCGACCTCAAGGTACCTGCATTTTCCGCGCCGTCAGAACATGTGCCCGAGCGTGACGAAGACTACCTGTTCGACCGCGCGACCACGTTGGCGATCCTGGCGGGTTTTGCTCATAACCGGCGCGTGATGGTGACCGGGTATCACGGTACCGGTAAATCGACCCACATCGAGCAGGTGGCGTCGCGTCTCAACTGGCCGTGTATTCGCGTCAACCTGGACAGCCATATTTCCCGTATCGATCTGGTCGGCAAGGACGCGATCGTGATCAAGGACGGCAAGCAGGTCACCGAGTTTCGCGACGGGATCCTGCCCTGGGCCTATCAGCACAATGTCGCGCTGGTCTTCGACGAATACGACGCCGGCCGTCCGGACGTGATGTTCGTGATCCAGCGTATTCTGGAATCTTCCGGCCGCCTGACGCTGCTCGACCAGAGCCGGGTCATCCGTCCGCATGCCGCCTTCCGGCTGTTCGCCACCGCCAACACGGTTGGTCTCGGCGATACCTCAGGTCTTTATCACGGCACACAGCAGATCAACCAGGCGCAGATGGACCGTTGGTCGATCGTCACCACGCTGAACTACCTGCCGCATGACAACGAGGTGGATATCGTTCTGTCGAAGGCCAAGCACTTCCAGTCGGACGAAGGCCGCAATACCGTTTCCAAGATGGTACGCCTGGCGGACATGACCCGGAACGCCTTCATCAACGGCGACCTGTCCACGGTCATGAGCCCGCGTACGGTCATTACCTGGGCGGAAAATGCCCAGATATTCGGCGATGTCGGCTTTTCCTTCCGCCTGACCTTCCTCAACAAGTGCGACGACATGGAACAGTCCCTGGTGGCAGAGTTCTATCAGCGCTGCTTCGGTGAAGATCTGCCGGAATCCTCCGTCAACGTAGTCATGAGCTGAGGTCCCGATGGCACCGCGGCCGGGTCACAATTCCCTTCCGGGCAACAAGCCCGCACCGAGCACCGAGCCATTCAAGCAATCGGTGTCCGGTACCATGCGGGCGATTTCCGGAGAACCGGAACTGGAAGTCATCTTTTCCGGTGACCGGCCCGGTCTCAGCGGCATGTCCGCGCGCTTGCCCGAGCCTTCGCGCAAGATCAACGCGCGCGAGATCGCGATCACCCGTGGCCTGTCGGACAGCATCGCCCTGCGCATTGCCTGCCACGACAAGGCTGTTCATTCCAAGAACATGCCGCAGGGCCCGGACGCGCGGGCGATTTTCGAAGCGGTCGAACAGGCCCGCTGCGAAGCCGTTGGCGCACGTCGGATGCAAGGGGTTGCCGACAACCTGTCTGTGATGCTGGACGACCGGTTCCGCAAGTCCGGTGCGCCGGATATCTCCAGCCGGGAAGAAGCGCCGCTGCAGGATGCCCTGTCCCTGCTGGTGCGTGAACGCCTGACCGGTGCGAAGCCGCCGGAAAGCGCGACCAAGCTCGTCGACATGTGGCGTGGCTGGATCGAGGACAAGGCCGGTGCCGACCTTGACAGGCTGGAAGCCGAAGTCGAGGACCAGAATTCTTTCGCGGCCCGTCTGCGGGACGTCCTGAAATCGCTCGACATGGGCGATGAGCTTGGCGATCACGACCAGGACATGGACCCGGAAGAAAACGAGGACCAGGGCAACAACGACGAAGCTGAATCGGGCGACGACAGCGAAGAAGATTCCGGCGAACAGGAAGCCTCTCCGCAGGAGATGGAACTTTCCGGCGAAGAGCAGGAAAGCGGCGATACGGAAGCTGCCGAAGCCGATATGGAAGACTTCGCCGATCAGGACATGTCTGAGGATACCGAGGAACCGGGCGAAAGCGACCGACCCGATACGCCGTTTTCCAACCGGCCGGAATCCGACTACCGGGTGTTCACCACCCAGTTTGACGAGACGATTACCGCTGAAGAACTTTGCGACATGGCGGAGCTCGATCGTCTGCGCGGGTTCCTGGACAAGCAGTTGACCCACCTGCAAGGGGCCGTGGCGCGCCTTGCCAACCGGTTGCAGCGCAAGCTGATGGCGCAGCAGAACCGGGCCTGGGACTTCGACCTTGAAGAAGGGCTTCTGGACACCGCCAGACTGACCCGTGCCGTAACCGATCCGATGGCCCCGCTTGCCTTCAAGCAGGAGCGGGACACCAATTTCCGCGACACGGTCGTGACGCTGCTTCTGGACAACTCGGGCTCCATGCGCGGGCGTCCGATCACCGTTGCCGCCACTTGTGCCGACATTCTGGCGCGCACGCTGGAGCGCTGCGGCGTGAAGGTCGAGATCCTCGGCTTCACCACCAAGGCCTGGAAAGGCGGCCAGTCGCGGGAGAGCTGGATCGGTGCGGGCAAGCCGCCGACACCTGGCCGGCTCAACGATCTGCGCCACATCATCTACAAGTCCGCGGATGCGCCCTGGCGCCGGGCCCGGCGCAACCTCGGCCTGATGATGCGCGAGGGCCTTTTGAAGGAAAACATCGACGGCGAAGCCCTGCTGTGGGCTCATGACCGGCTGATGGCGCGGCCCGAACAACGTCGCATCCTGATGATGATTTCCGACGGCGCGCCGGTGGACGACACCACGCTTTCGGTCAACCCGGGCAACTATCTGGAGCGCCACCTGCGCTACGTCATCGAGGAAATCGAGACCCGGTCACCGGTCGAGCTGATCGCCATCGGTATCGGACACGACGTCACGCGCTACTACCGACGGGCGGTCACCATTGTCGATGCCGAAGAACTTGCGGGTGCCATGACAGACCAGCTTGCCAACCTTTTCGACGACGAGGTGGACACCTCCTTCAACACGCGTGGCCGCCGTCGCCGCGCGGGTCATCGTTAGTCGGCAGGATCTGGAAAACATGGGAGCAGAAAGGCGTCTTTCGGCAGGCAGCTTCGCGCTGGCTGCCGTCTTTCTCTCCACTTTCTGGTTTGCTGCGCCCGCCGCCGCCGGGGCGCCGGAGCTGCTTTCGGACGCACAGCCGGTCAAGGCCCGTACCCGGTCCATCGACACATTCCGCATAGGGCTTGCCGATACGACCTTCGGCAAGCTGACTTTTCTTGGCGGTCTGGAGCTGATAGCCGCGGACCGCAAGGTCGGCGGGCTTTCCGGTCTGATCAGTCTGGACGGGGGAAGCGCGTTTCTGGCGGTCACCGACAACGGGCATTGGGTCAGTGGCCGAATCGTGCAGACAGCGGATGGCAAGCCGACGGAGATCGAAGACTTGCGGTTCGCGCCGCTTTTGGGTGCCGATGGCAAAACGCTCGATGCACGCTGGGGTCATGATACCGAGGCACTGACGCTGTCGGGCTCCGGTCTTTATGTCACTGCTGAAACCCGCAACGCCATCTACCGATATCCGTGGCCGATTTCGACCGGCAAGGAAAGGATGATCGGTGAAGTCGCGCTGCCGCAGGATATTCGCGATCTGCCGCGCAACACCGGTCTGGAAGCTCTGGCGGCCGGGCCGGAGGACGGCCCGTTGGCCGGCAAGCTCGTGGCTGTCGCGGAATCAGCGCCAAGCGACCTGCATGATCTGTCTGGCTTCATCATCGGTCCGGACGGCACGGAACGTTTCACCATCCGCCGGTATGAGCGCTTCGATGCGACGGATGCGGCGTTTCTGCCCGGCGGCGACATGATTCTGGTGGAGCGCCGCTTCAGCCTGCGTGATCTGATCGGCCTGCGGCTGCGGCGGTTCAAAGGAGCCGACATTGCTGCCGGAGCCGTTCTGGAAGGCGAGTTGCTGCTGGAGGCCGACTTCAACTCCCAGATCGACAACATGGAAGCTCTGGGTATTCACACCAATGAAAACGGTGAAACAATCCTGACGCTTGTCTCCGACAACAACCGTTCGATCCTGCAGAGGACCTTGTTCCTGAGGTTTCGGCTGGAAGATTGAGGCGCGGGAGCACTTCTGCCCGGCAAGTCGATCCCCGGACGACCAACCCCGCCTTTGTCGCGCCTGATGCCTAGGCGGCAGTTCCCTTCGGCATGGCCTGAAACAGGCCGAGCACGATGCGGTAAGGGGCGAGCAGGGCGACGGCAACCAGCATCTTGACCAGGAAGTCTCCCACGGCCAGCGACACCCACAGCAGCGCCTGGGTATCGTCGCTGATGCCCAGGAAGGGCACCGGGAAGGCGAGCGAGCTGTCGTCCATCCCGAACAGGCCGTCGATGAAGGCGAAGCTGGCGGAAAAGGCGATGCCGAAGAACAGGAGCGTGTCGATTACCGAGCCGATGAAGGAAGAGGTGATCGGCGCTTTCCACCAGGCCAGCTTTCGCATGCGGTCGAATATCGTCACGTCCAGCAATTGCGCGACCAGGAACGCGGTGCCGGAGGCGATGGCAATGCGGGGCGTCGCCAGCCAGATTGACAGGACCACGGCAATCAGGAAGCCGGCAATCACAACCTTACGTGCGGCGGTCGGGCCGAAGCGGCGGTTGGTGAGATCGGTCACCAGGAAGGCGACCGGGTAGGTGAACGCACCCCAGGTGAGCGTATCGGCAAGATTGACACCGCCGATGAAATGCTCGACCGGGAACTGGACCAGAAAGTTGGATGCAACGACAACGGCCGCCATCGCCAGAATGGCGACAACGTGATGGCTCGCGGAGAAGGTCCGGGTTTCGGTCATGTGTTCACCTCATAACGACAGACGCCCAACCGATATCGATTGGGCGTCCTGAAAAGGTTCTTTGCAAGTATGCGAGCTGCCTGCTGCCGGAGCGAGCCGTGCAGGCGCTTCAGGCCTTAAGCGGCAGCGGCTTCAGCCTGCTTGCGCTTGATGTCGACCTTGATCTTGCGAGCAGCGTCGGACAGGTCCGCGTCGCTTGCCTTCATCAGGTATGCGTCCAGACCACCGCGGTGTTCGACGGAGCGCAGTGCGTGTGCGCAGACCTTCAGCTTGAAGGTTTCGCCGAGCGTGTCGCTGATGAGGGACACGTTGCACAGGTTCGGCAGGAACCGGCGGCGGGACTTGTTGTTAGCGTGGGAGACGTTGTTGCCCGTCATCACATCTTTGCCGGAGAGTTCGCAACGGCGTGCCATGATATCACCTTTTGTTTTCGTGGCTGGGCCGTTACTTTGAACCCAGCAAGTCCAACCGGAACCGGCGCGGACCTGAGGCCCGGCGACATCGTCTCCGGCATTTCTCGGAAAAAGTTGCCCCGCTATAATGGGAGTGAAGGCCAACGTCAAGACATCTCCGCCGCTTTGCGGAGATTCACTGCTTTTATTTGCAGGACGCCCGGCTGTTAACCAGTGAGTTACCATAATTTAGAATGATTGGGGTCGTTCATCGAGCGGGATTTATGGTATCTTTCCGTCGCGGAACACTCATGGCGCGGGGGCGCAATTCGCTGCCAGACGGCAGTCCGGAGGTTTTGAAGTGTTTGGTTTGATGTCTCTCGGGCGGCTGGTCGCCCTGCCAATGCTTGCTGCGGCGCTGCTGACGACACCGGCGGAAGCCAAGAAAAACAGCGTCGGCGGCCTTTACAATATTTCGATTGCCGGCTTCAAGGTCGGGCGCGGAACGCTGTCGCTCGTCATGCAGGGCAATGCCTATTCGGCCAAGGTCAGTCTGGAGCCGGCAGGTATCGGCACGCTGTTCACCACCGGCAAGGGTGGGGCGGAAGCATCCGGCTGGATGGTCGGATCGCGCGTCGTGCCGTCGAAATACAGGATGGCGTCGCACGCCTCCAATCTCGATTTCTACGTCAACCTGAGCCAGGGCTCCGGGTCCATCCGTTCAATGGAAGTCGCGCCGCAGTTCAAGCCTAATCCGGAGCGGATCAAGGTGACGGATCGGCATACGCGCAATGCGATCGATCCGCTGAGCGCCGCTCTGATGCCGGTCGGCCGTGCCAAGGACAGTCTCGGGCCGAAGGCCTGTTCGCGTCGTCTGCCGGTGTTCGACGGCTGGACACGGTTCGATATCAAGCTGAGCTATTCCGGCACGAAGGAAGTCTCGGGCCACGGCTATGACGGCCAGGTCGTTGTTTGCAAGGCCCGCTGGGTACCTGTCGCCGGGCACCGCCCGTCCAAGGATTCGGTCAAATACATGGCTCAGGCCAACATGGAAGTGTGGGTTGCGCCGATGGGCCGTGACAACGTGCTCGTCCCCTACCGGATTTCCATAGACACCAAGAACGGCCGCCTGATCGTGGAAGCAGACAAGCTCAAGATCGACGGTGCCGGCAGCGATCAGGCATCCGTCGACTGATCACCGACCCTTCTTCGGCCCTTTCCGGCAAAAATCCGGGAAGGGTTTCCCAGGCGCGACAGGCTTTCAATCCCTGTTTGCCGGCACACCGAGACTTGCGCCCACTTGCGTCTCTTGATACAGCCCTCCAACTATGCGTTCAGGCACGCTTGCGTTGCCTGGAGCATCTTGCGTTGTTCAGACGCGGCAAAGATGCTTGAACGTCTTTGAAATGATCGACATTCGGGTGGCTGGTCGCTTTCGGCTGGTAATCCTTCGATCTTGTGACAGAATTTCCGGAGCGGCCGCCGGACGTAAGGCGGTGCCGGCTTGTTTCAGGTAACCGAGTAAATGCACAGCTATTTGGAATTCGAAAAGCCCGTTGCAGACATTGAAGGCAAGATCCAGGAGCTGCGCGCTCTGGCCGGGGAAGATGGCGAAGCCGTCAATGTCGACAGTGAAATCGACCGGCTGAAAACGAAATCCTCGCAAACGCTGCAGGACCTCTACGCCAAACTGACGCCCTGGCAGAAAACGCTCGTTGCCCGCCATCCCGATCGCCCGCATGCCGTTGCTTATATCGCCGGTCTGATCGAAGATTTCACGCCGCTTGCCGGTGACAGGAAGTTTGCCGAAGATGCAGCGCTGATCGCCGGTATCGGTCGTTTTCGCGGTCAGTCGGTGGCTGTTCTGGCTCAGGAAAAAGGCCACGACACCGAAACGCGTCTGAAGCACAACTTCGGCATGGTCCGTCCGGAAGGTTACCGCAAGGCGGTCAGGGTCATGGAAATGGCCGAACGTTTTGGCCTGCCGCTGATCACCTTTGTCG includes these proteins:
- a CDS encoding DnaJ domain-containing protein, producing the protein MKLDSKLFDSIRVKPDKERVEQDRHPSCDHPGCKRPGTHRAPKGRDREGQYFNFCVDHVREYNKSYNYFTGMGDDDVRTYQKDSLTGHRPTWKMGVNRQAAEGPDGFDARSSMRSNAQRRTEQVRRPRERKLLTLEKRSLDVLNLPYTARGAEIKARYKELVKLNHPDANGGDRSSEDRLREIIQAYNVLKKAGFL
- the cobS gene encoding cobaltochelatase subunit CobS codes for the protein MTETTTAAMAMPDTEISVEEVFGFKSDLKVPAFSAPSEHVPERDEDYLFDRATTLAILAGFAHNRRVMVTGYHGTGKSTHIEQVASRLNWPCIRVNLDSHISRIDLVGKDAIVIKDGKQVTEFRDGILPWAYQHNVALVFDEYDAGRPDVMFVIQRILESSGRLTLLDQSRVIRPHAAFRLFATANTVGLGDTSGLYHGTQQINQAQMDRWSIVTTLNYLPHDNEVDIVLSKAKHFQSDEGRNTVSKMVRLADMTRNAFINGDLSTVMSPRTVITWAENAQIFGDVGFSFRLTFLNKCDDMEQSLVAEFYQRCFGEDLPESSVNVVMS
- the cobT gene encoding cobaltochelatase subunit CobT, with the protein product MAPRPGHNSLPGNKPAPSTEPFKQSVSGTMRAISGEPELEVIFSGDRPGLSGMSARLPEPSRKINAREIAITRGLSDSIALRIACHDKAVHSKNMPQGPDARAIFEAVEQARCEAVGARRMQGVADNLSVMLDDRFRKSGAPDISSREEAPLQDALSLLVRERLTGAKPPESATKLVDMWRGWIEDKAGADLDRLEAEVEDQNSFAARLRDVLKSLDMGDELGDHDQDMDPEENEDQGNNDEAESGDDSEEDSGEQEASPQEMELSGEEQESGDTEAAEADMEDFADQDMSEDTEEPGESDRPDTPFSNRPESDYRVFTTQFDETITAEELCDMAELDRLRGFLDKQLTHLQGAVARLANRLQRKLMAQQNRAWDFDLEEGLLDTARLTRAVTDPMAPLAFKQERDTNFRDTVVTLLLDNSGSMRGRPITVAATCADILARTLERCGVKVEILGFTTKAWKGGQSRESWIGAGKPPTPGRLNDLRHIIYKSADAPWRRARRNLGLMMREGLLKENIDGEALLWAHDRLMARPEQRRILMMISDGAPVDDTTLSVNPGNYLERHLRYVIEEIETRSPVELIAIGIGHDVTRYYRRAVTIVDAEELAGAMTDQLANLFDDEVDTSFNTRGRRRRAGHR
- a CDS encoding esterase-like activity of phytase family protein encodes the protein MGAERRLSAGSFALAAVFLSTFWFAAPAAAGAPELLSDAQPVKARTRSIDTFRIGLADTTFGKLTFLGGLELIAADRKVGGLSGLISLDGGSAFLAVTDNGHWVSGRIVQTADGKPTEIEDLRFAPLLGADGKTLDARWGHDTEALTLSGSGLYVTAETRNAIYRYPWPISTGKERMIGEVALPQDIRDLPRNTGLEALAAGPEDGPLAGKLVAVAESAPSDLHDLSGFIIGPDGTERFTIRRYERFDATDAAFLPGGDMILVERRFSLRDLIGLRLRRFKGADIAAGAVLEGELLLEADFNSQIDNMEALGIHTNENGETILTLVSDNNRSILQRTLFLRFRLED
- a CDS encoding VUT family protein; this encodes MTETRTFSASHHVVAILAMAAVVVASNFLVQFPVEHFIGGVNLADTLTWGAFTYPVAFLVTDLTNRRFGPTAARKVVIAGFLIAVVLSIWLATPRIAIASGTAFLVAQLLDVTIFDRMRKLAWWKAPITSSFIGSVIDTLLFFGIAFSASFAFIDGLFGMDDSSLAFPVPFLGISDDTQALLWVSLAVGDFLVKMLVAVALLAPYRIVLGLFQAMPKGTAA
- the rpmB gene encoding 50S ribosomal protein L28; amino-acid sequence: MARRCELSGKDVMTGNNVSHANNKSRRRFLPNLCNVSLISDTLGETFKLKVCAHALRSVEHRGGLDAYLMKASDADLSDAARKIKVDIKRKQAEAAAA
- a CDS encoding DUF3108 domain-containing protein, whose translation is MFGLMSLGRLVALPMLAAALLTTPAEAKKNSVGGLYNISIAGFKVGRGTLSLVMQGNAYSAKVSLEPAGIGTLFTTGKGGAEASGWMVGSRVVPSKYRMASHASNLDFYVNLSQGSGSIRSMEVAPQFKPNPERIKVTDRHTRNAIDPLSAALMPVGRAKDSLGPKACSRRLPVFDGWTRFDIKLSYSGTKEVSGHGYDGQVVVCKARWVPVAGHRPSKDSVKYMAQANMEVWVAPMGRDNVLVPYRISIDTKNGRLIVEADKLKIDGAGSDQASVD